One Vicia villosa cultivar HV-30 ecotype Madison, WI linkage group LG5, Vvil1.0, whole genome shotgun sequence genomic window, GCTCCTTAAAATTCTTGCAGCAGGTTTACCACTTGAACCTTGAATCTTGGAGTATCTGTCTTTCCTCTTTTTATGAAGTTCCGTTTTGGAAACCTGATCGTCATAATCTAGGCGAGACTTCTTAAGTGGGTCATCAAATTGGGAGCATCTGAAAGCAAAGTATAAATATACGCAGATCAGTTGCAAAAAAGCTAGAAAAACACAGGCGCAATTGTAACTAACAAGAGTAATTACCTTGAACGCCCCTTTCCATCAACAGTCTTGGCCGCCTTCTGCAAAAAATAGAATGTTTTAATATTATAGTTAAGTGATACATACAAAATAGTAAACAATAGGCATATATAAACAACAACACAATAAGTAGAAAAGCATCGCCCAAACTTGTTAGgtggaaaatatttaaataataatcaataatttcTTAGCATCATCTTCaacatatcataaaaataaaaagaacaacTGGCTTTCAAGGGAGTGTTACAGTGAGATTACGCAATCAACAACACTAAAGATGAAGGAAAGCAACATTTGAAGAGCTACCTATGTGAATAAACAAATACGAATAACATAATACAACAGCATACAAATACTGATCAAACTATAATGAAAAAAATACCAATTCAGTTTATAAGAACCTAAACAAATGaaagttttttaaatttaattttacatAAGCAAGACCATTTAGGCAACAACATTTAGTAATATACCAATCGTGTGATGAACTTTATTTAGCAAGTGATATTCACGTGCAAAACTGTATAATGCGAAGCTTAATAGACTCACAACACATATGACAGATAAGTTTCTTCAACTTACCTTCATGATCCAAAATTCCACCAGTAAAATACAATATTATATACCAAGCACCAAATCTTAAGTTAGAAGTTGAATAACCATACTCATCAAATCTAATGACATTTTATGCTTagagaaaaagaaggaaattTAATAGAAATTTCTTCTGAATGAAAGGGGAAAAATTAAAAGGTGTTACAAGTacatctcaaaaggtagagagaAAACACTATACCCGGAAGTGTTTCTTTTCAGGAGTGTTCTTTGGATAACTTAAATCCGGGGATACATGACCGTCACAGGGTAAAACTGGTGCATATTTATGACAACTTGCAAGTTCCGAATCATGTAATTCCACAGAAATACTTAATGAACCTCCAGCACACACTACACCAGGGCTCACAATACAAGAACCCTTTGGAAGACCACAATTCACAGAACCTCCATTATCAGGCTTTGAAAGTTGAACCTCCAGCGTGCCGGGATCAGACATTAAAGGCTTTGAATGATTTTCCAGTAAATTCTTTCCCACTTTTACAGTCATTCTTTCACCATTATTTTGTTTACCTAACACTGCAACACTGTCTGCAACACCGTCTTTGGTCAATTTCAACCCTGATGAGGAAGATTTGCCCTGTCCATCACAATCAACAACTTGACTACAATCTGTATTCCACAAGAATGAAGATTTATCACTTAAGCCACTGAGATCTTGCCGAAGACTCCGAGATTTGTTTCCATTCACGTTATCACTCACGCGGACCTCATTTTTAAACTTGCTAGTCCAATCCGACAGGGACGAAGTAAAATCAACTTCAAGATTAACTCCCTGATCCGACCACACATAGAACTCAAACGACGAGCGAGGAAATTCAGTAACCGCTtttattgattcaacaaaatCACTCTCCACAGAAGGTGCAACTGGTTCTACAACTCTACCATTATTTCGCCGCGCCGCTTTACCCCTCATTTTATTCTAAACCTAATTAATGTAAAAGCTTCCTCCAGAAAACTAGTACTTCTTCAAAACCTTCTGCAGGTTCATAAAGGATTTTTAGTAACAAGATCAATATTTACTGTTCAATCCATATTCTATGTTCATTTTTTCTAGCTTTTCAAAATTTGATAGATATTATTATCTacaaaaaaaattttcaaaaaatcattaaacctAATTTGGATGAAATTGTACAAGAGCTTACAATAtaagttgaaaataaaataatcgcTTAAAATTGAATCGCGATGGTACATTGGCTTCTATGATTACAAAAATGAATCCAAATCGAGAACGATGCGATACGAGAGGTGAGAGAAAATGGAGAGAGAAACAATACCTAGTGATAATGGAAAATGTTGCTGAGATGAAGAAGCGAAGAGGTTGCTGAGGGTAACGGCAAGGTTTGACTTCCGAGTAGAAACTTTGAAAAGTGACTCAGTGAGTGAGTGGTGCTTTTGGTGAATCGAAGAATGAGCCGATCCAACGGGATTACGGCACAGCTTTATTTCGTCACGCGTAACTTCGTAAGAATAATCACTGaactagaattttttttttaaatatccagttttttaaaaaaaattacaaaaataacaagattttcaaaataattaccaaaatgttttttttttttttacttttaacacgttgtcgccgggggggtggcgacaacgttTTGGGCCTAGGAGCTGTCGCCAGTGGGTCTGGCGCCTCCTCTTTGTTGTtttggtgttgtcgccacccccccggcgacaacaccccccctattttttcttttcattttttttttgttatttttttttctgGGCTATTTTTTttcctaatttttttatataattttccccctcttttttcaacattatttgtttatataatttttttgttaatttattatCCAACCgtatttttttaactaataatttgatttcatttcattgaaaaaataaattacaaagacACATAACACCTAAATACTATGTTGTGGAGCTAGCACCACGATTAGGACATTTgttcctattatgtcctacctcacgacatatactacacttcctctgcattttttcagttacatccatctcggttctaatacgcctgctgtttggtcgaccgcttttattccgacgcattaaatcgttatgccaaactgtttccccctcgtacacaggccaatatgcttccattgctaccaccggaaagtaattgtcgtatacgttgagcaacgttgataccttgtaaatttcggataccaaagataatgcatcaaagtgagtatgtgaacatgctgcaaggacatgggagcaaggcatgcgatatgcttgaa contains:
- the LOC131602060 gene encoding uncharacterized protein LOC131602060 isoform X1, which translates into the protein MRGKAARRNNGRVVEPVAPSVESDFVESIKAVTEFPRSSFEFYVWSDQGVNLEVDFTSSLSDWTSKFKNEVRVSDNVNGNKSRSLRQDLSGLSDKSSFLWNTDCSQVVDCDGQGKSSSSGLKLTKDGVADSVAVLGKQNNGERMTVKVGKNLLENHSKPLMSDPGTLEVQLSKPDNGGSVNCGLPKGSCIVSPGVVCAGGSLSISVELHDSELASCHKYAPVLPCDGHVSPDLSYPKNTPEKKHFRKAAKTVDGKGRSRCSQFDDPLKKSRLDYDDQVSKTELHKKRKDRYSKIQGSSGKPAARILRSTTKTAVMTLPRRSPRIK
- the LOC131602060 gene encoding uncharacterized protein LOC131602060 isoform X2 translates to MRGKAARRNNGRVVEPVAPSVESDFVESIKAVTEFPRSSFEFYVWSDQGVNLEVDFTSSLSDWTSKFKNEVRVSDNVNGNKSRSLRQDLSGLSDKSSFLWNTDCSQVVDCDGQGKSSSSGLKLTKDGVADSVAVLGKQNNGERMTVKVGKNLLENHSKPLMSDPGTLEVQLSKPDNGGSVNCGLPKGSCIVSPGVVCAGGSLSISVELHDSELASCHKYAPVLPCDGHVSPDLSYPKNTPEKKHFRAAKTVDGKGRSRCSQFDDPLKKSRLDYDDQVSKTELHKKRKDRYSKIQGSSGKPAARILRSTTKTAVMTLPRRSPRIK